The Litorilinea aerophila region GGCAAGGGGTATCGCCTTCCTTGTCGGCGCCTCGGATCCTGAACTCTACGCAGTCGCTCCAGGATACTTCCCGCTGCCATGGCTGTTTCCTCCTCTCTCCAACTCTCATCTCGTCCAGCCTATCTCATCATTATATCCACCCCTCCCCCTGTTTGAGAACTAATAAGCCCTAGGGTCACCGGCCCCGAACGCACCCTGATGGAGCTGGAGGTCATCGACGACTACACCTTCAAGTGTAAGTTCGCCCATCCCAAGCCCCTCTTCATCTACAGCCTGGGCCGCCTGACCAACGCGCTCTATGCCCCCGGCCACTACATGAAGCAGTTCCACATGGAGCTGACCGACGACAAGGACGCCCTGGCTGCGGCGGCCACCAACGCCGGCTTCGAGACCTGGGTCCAATACTACCAGGACCGCAACTGGTGGTACCTCAACCCGGACAAGCCCAGCGTCGGCCCGTGGCTGGCCAAGAACCAGCTCTCCACCGAGCTCTTTATCATGGAGCGCAACCCGTACTTCTTCGCGGTGGATGCCGACGGCAACCAGCTCCCCTACGTGGACAAGGTCACCCACCGCCTCTTCGAGACGCCCGACGTCTTCAACCTCTGGATCATCAACGGCGAGATCGACTTCCAGGCTCGCCACGTCCAGTTGGGGAACTTCACCCTCTACAAAGAGAACGAAGAGAACGGCGACTATCGGGTGCTCATCGGCGTCAGCTCCGGCCATGTGGCCATGCAGCCGAACCACACCACCAAGAACCCACGGCTGCGGGAATTCTTCAACAAGCGGGAGGTGCGCATTGCCCTCTCCCTGGCGGTGGACCGGGAGGCGCTCAACGAGCTGGTCTTCGATGGGCTGATGAAGCCGCGCCAGTACAGCCCGCTGCCCATGTCGCCCCAGTACTATGAGAAGCTC contains the following coding sequences:
- a CDS encoding ABC transporter substrate-binding protein, giving the protein MELEVIDDYTFKCKFAHPKPLFIYSLGRLTNALYAPGHYMKQFHMELTDDKDALAAAATNAGFETWVQYYQDRNWWYLNPDKPSVGPWLAKNQLSTELFIMERNPYFFAVDADGNQLPYVDKVTHRLFETPDVFNLWIINGEIDFQARHVQLGNFTLYKENEENGDYRVLIGVSSGHVAMQPNHTTKNPRLREFFNKREVRIALSLAVDREALNELVFDGLMKPRQYSPLPMSPQYYEKLSNAYIEYDPERANQLLDEAGYAERDSEGFRLWNDGSGEQISFIIEGTAEPGSPDEDAVQQVIRYYADVGIKASYKSVERSLYEEHWAANEIEAAWWGGDRTVVPLVAPGIFLGTITDRPWAVAWGLWRNDPTNPNAEEPPEGHWIWDIWSLWDQIAVEPDEEKRNELFRQILDIWAEELPMIGYLGEAPALVIAKNGVRNYLPGMPIDDPTGDEHFLNTETYFWEDPENHVA